From the Chiroxiphia lanceolata isolate bChiLan1 chromosome 6, bChiLan1.pri, whole genome shotgun sequence genome, the window TATGGAGCTTTGTAAAACAAATATCCTTAGACGGAGGGTTTTCCATGactaaaaaaatactatttttactAATTGGCAAGGTGCCCAGAGCACTGCAGTCCAGCctattttaattcagaattcaAGGAACTTATCTGGAGTTTTTATTCCAAGTTtaaatgaaatgcttttcttgaGAAGTTTCCAAATCTGTATGGCTTAGGCCCCTGGTCATATATTAATGCCCATGCTGTAAGCGAAAGCAAtgcaaaaatgcttttctccaCTCGGTGGTGCCAGTGgtacaggaaaaacattttccagcactgGATCTGTGCAGCTGAAATTGTATGAGCAATTGTGCTCATATGGACATAAAACACATCCAAAGCTGTAGCAATTTGagataaattaaaatctttagTTGCCTGCTGTATCCCTAcaagacagtattttttcaaGGTGATTTCCTGGGTACTTGAAAATAAAGCACTTGGTTAAGCTTATGTATGCTCATGTGGTTCCTTTGATAAAGAAGCTGATGCCTGTACAGTGCAGTTCTGCATGCGAACTCGAGCTCCTGGAGGAATGGTACAGGTAGCCAGCTACCTGGGTGAAGTTCTGAATAAGCACCCCAGAGGGCGAGATTTGCTAAACTTCTCAAAGAGCCCTGAAATTCCTTAACTAACAATGCGTATTGTCAGGGAGTGGTGCCTGCCATTTCAAGATAAGAGAGGAATTCAGTATGTGACTGCAGAGAGTGATTTTGATTGATATCTGGTATTGCAGTCCGATCtgatatttttttgaaaaggtCTCTCCAAATGCTAGGGAGTGAATAGTAAAAATAGGCAGGTTGATAGGAAGTCCAGGCAAAACAACTGAAGAGCTAAGCTCAGGTCCTAGCCAGCTAATATTCTCAGAGGTATATAAATGCCTCAGACATTACATCCTTCTCCCACTCTGCCTTGGCCTGGAATGACATCTATGACTTCTTTTCCATCTTATCCTGACAATCCCATTCAGATAGTTCTGGTTGGGATTTATTTCACATTAGGGTTTTGTGTGTATCAGAATCTAAGCAAGGATATGAGGGTTTGATACCTgaactttttttactttctccatGCATTGCATATtccataaattattttctttctcgATACATTACTTGCTCTGGCAAGTTAGTAGGAACTGTTGGTCTCCCATGTGGCACAAACACTAGGGACTAACCACTTCTCCAAGACATCATCTTATGGGAATTGACGGCACTGTGGGCATGGACCCCGATGCTTGGGGTTCCAAGCGTCTGAACCAACTTTACTGAGAACAACAGCATCTTATATGGGCAGTTCAAAAGGTAATAAACCATCCTCAGGCAATCACATCCAAGTACCTCAAGGAGCATGTGCAATAGAGTATCAGTAACTACATTTCCCAGTATTCCTGTGACACTAACCGCCACAGAGAATGGCTTGGAGAAGAATGTCTAGAAAGCTACCTGGTGGAAAAGAACCCGGAGGTGCTcgacagccagctgaacatgagccagcagtgtgcccaggaggccaagaaggccaatggcaccaAGGCTTGTATGAGAAAttgtgtggccagcagggccagggcagtgattgCCCCTCTGTAGTCAGCACTTGGGAGGTCTCACCTCAagcctgtgttcagttttgggcccctcaccGCAACAAAGatgctgaggtgctggagcgtgtccagagaagggcaactgAGCTGGcaaagggtctggagcacaattctgtgaggagcagctgagagagctggagtgttttagcctggagaagaggaagctcaggggagaccttactgCTCTCTCCAAATATCTTCCTTTCAAGGAGGTTGCACCAAGGTGGGGGTTGCTCtacagaggaaatggcctcgcctcaagttgcaccaggggaggtttagattggatattaggaaaaatttcttcatgaaaagggCTGAACAagtgttggaacaggctgcccagggaagtggttgagtcaccataGCTGTGgctatttaaaagacatgttgacatggcacttagggacatgatttagtggtggacttggtagtGTTAGGTTTGcggttgaacttgatgatcttaaaggtcttttccaacctaaaagattctatgattctaaaaatTGAAAGTATTGTAACATCAGAGTAGATAATAGAGTGGGAATCCTCTCACCTCTTTTAGATATAGCAAATGTCAAATAGTACAacttttgctgatttttcttctggatgACATCAGATGCTTTCAGGTAGGAGGCACACTAGCTGGGAGATCCTGACCTGCAATCAAAGCCTGCCTCAGCCAACTTCTCAGGGAAGAGAGTGCAGGTTGAAAATGGATTTGAGTCCTGCAGGATCACAGAGTCtcccaagaaagaaaaatgcttggCTGTTTATGTAGTTATGCAACTATTGCAAATTCCTACTTCTGGAGTGTGAACTTATGTTCACATTTGAAAGGACTTGATGGATCACTAGAATTTTCGCACAATTTTATGCGTGGAGACTGAAAACTTTCAGGGTGCTGTTGTATGAAAAAATTTGGTTTCTTTCCACTTTAGTCAGTTTTTGAGATGGTTGCTCTGTGGAAATTAAGCCTGAGTCTTCTTGGGCTTCTCCAGGAAAGAAACTCTACTGGCCTCTGTTTGTAGCCATGTATGGCCTATACCTGGTTAAGTATCTAACAGTTACTCAATATGTATATAGCTAACTTCCATATTATTGATTTgtcctccctgcccagggcctTCAATACCCCAGACATACACCACCAAAGAGGCAATAtccatgaaaattaaatactggtatcagaagaaacacattttgtgATCCCTGTTGTCAATTCACCCTTGGCTTGGCTGCTGTTGACCTGAGGAAGTGGGACATTGACCTTCAATGAAATAGCTTTGATGTGCAACACCAGTGTGGCCAGAGATTAGATTCTGCTCTCTAAGAGTTAACAGTGAAGAAACCAGCTATGAACCTATAAAGAAGAAAGCCAAATGCAAATCTTTGTGTTAAAAAACAGTGCAGGTGCTCCTCAGAGAGAGTCTGCATACTTATCTCAGAGCTCAGGAGTCACACACAAGACGACCTTGTTTATATGAATTTTGTGGTTAAGCCTCATAAATTGCCAGGTGCCACCTGGATTTGAGAGTTCTGTATTGTGTTTAGTTCAAGTAAGCTGTGGTTAGCACCAGGGTCATactgggagcacagagggacaaGGATAAGTGAGATAAACAGCACTACGTtgtctttaaaaagcagagggaaCACAGAAAGAGTGAGAGCATGCATGAGAGAGCAAACAAGCTTGACATTTGGAACAAACTGGGCAGACATAGCAGCAGCTCTACAAACTGACAACAAGCTGAAGGTAGGCTAGTAGTATTAATGACAGCATCCCAGATGCTTGTAGGACATCCTAGTGTTGGTTCCTTTTCCTGGTGTAATGTGCAGatcaagattttattttatacatgcTTTGTCACTTTTGAGGTTGTTCTGTACATTTTGGAGAGACTTTCTATAAAGCAAGGTCTTCCTTGATGTGAACAAAAGTGTTGCAAACTTGCTTGTCTTCAGAAGTGTATGAAATACTGTGatctggggagaaaagggatttcttttcccttttcaagaTAAAAGGAGGCAATACTGAACACAGCTGTTTGACTTGATTAAATAACCGTGGCAGGAGATTCATGCCTGGGGTTCCCTCCATAAGAATCTGAGTGTGGTAGGCAGTGAGAAAAAAGATGTGACCCCCAACTAGAATAACAGAACACAGGCAAATTTAGCATGAGTAGCATGAATAGCAGGAAATATTCCTagcactggaaatatttctagCTCTCCTAAGGGAGCTGCTGAATTCAACATTGCCTGGGAGCTAGGCAATTCAAAGTGTTTGATGAGTAGCCTGTTGGCAACAATTAACTACTGCAGAAGGCAAAGATCACATGACCTGAGAGGGCTTCTTTGTCATTCATTTCTTCCAGAACAAGTTCAatgaaagagacaaaaaaattatgtttaaagttttctttaGCAGGAGTAAACCCTGTCTGATTCATTTGAGTTGGTGATTAATAATAAGGGTCAGGTCATAGGTTTGGAGATGAGTATGGCACTGCAGTGGCACTTACTCAAAGAGTTCGAAGAGTAaagaaagtattaaatattttgctctATATGTACTCAGTGCTGGCTGTTTCTTTACAATGACTTAGATGCCACTCAGAAGAGGAACTGCTCATGATTTAAGAGATTCTGAAGGTGCTGTTGGGGATGGTGAAATTACACAAAATTGCATAGGGTGCTATGTAGAATAAAAGGATCTGTGAACAGTATAGGGCAACCAGCTATTCAATTACTCTGCAAGTGGTAGGAACACAGAGCTATTCAGGGGCAAATGGGTTGCTGCTCAGTGGATAAATTTGACCAAGTCAGTCACAGGATGCAGCCAAGACAGTGAGGCAGTAGTAATGCTCTGAATACATCTGTGCACAGCTGCACATCACAGAACTACGAACAGCAGAATACAAGCAACCATGCTGCTGGGCTGGATTGGTGGTGGACAGCAGTGGACTGCAGTGCAGACAGAGATATTTAGTCCAGCACAGGCGGCTGGACGGAACAATGTGTGCAGATGGGGGCAGTCATATGGGCAGCTTGTTCTCAGTGGGATGGAATGAAGAGaagctgggaagaaaacagaCCTAAATTTTAGTTGCCAAGGCCTAATGAAAGATTTTGAAGTAAATCTCAGCTCTTCAGGAAAGAGCTAAGCATACTGATATGTCATTGTGGATGTGGAACTTAATTAATTCATGCAGTCCCTTTCCCAATGGACTCTGAAAGGCTGTGCTGAAATGATGCTTTATCAAAAGGttataaatgaaataatctCAGAAACACCCTGGGCATCATCACTTTGGACCATGACTTGGATGTATTTCTTTATGAAGGACACTTCCTGAAAAGACACTGAACTAAGGTTTCTAGCAAGTTATGTGGATTGCTAAGTGATGATATAATCTGTTAAAGCAACCACAGCCATACCTATGTGATTTCTAGTTCTAGTACATTGCCTTAATATgcagttttcctcatttttattaCTCACACCAATTGgatcagtaaaaacaaaataaatcagaaaacaaattgaATTTTCTCTATACTGTTTGTTTACTTTGTGCACTTTTCACAGCCAGGTAACAGAAAATAGGTTAGTTACTCTTGTTGTTTctacacaattttattttctgaggcTGATGCAGTAGcaaaaaatttcagtgtttgagGTGAAAGTCTGGTATTTACTTTTATACACACCATATTTCCATGGAAACCACATTGATACTACTTTTGGTTGCACCTGTATGAAAGCTAAAATTGGGGTCAAATTTAAACAGACATTTTCAGCTTTCCAGTACCAGTAATCCTTACAGAGAGAGTTCTCAGCAGGGTACTTAAACAGATGAGTAGTGTACaatctataaatattttctctacaTCAAATTGCAGCCAGTATACATTTCCATATCTCCTTTAGAGTTCAGGGAACTGTAGTGCTTTGCAGCAATAGGTGATACACTCTTCCTGCTTTAATGGAGCTACTCACATTCATTAAGCACAGGCTAAAGCACCTTACAAAACTGGAGCCTGAATAAAGTTTACACTGGGATTGAGTAGTATGTGCTGCCCATGTGGAATGGCATGTATTAGACACTTCAGATCAGATTCAGAACAAGTAGTGTGAGAGGAATGGTCTTGCTGATTTAGATAATACAGCACGAGACAGACAATATTGTACCTTTCAGACACCAATAGAGTTCagtttcacataaaaaaatcatcaacTTTCAGAATTTAATTCTGTTGTCTTACGGTAAGTTCGGTCAGGCATAAGAAGGAAGGGGGCAGATTTGGATATTTATACCAGATTGGTGATCTAATAGACACTTAATGCATCAGGATCAAAGTCAAAACACAACTGGGTACTTATCTGAGATATTGAATGGTCAACATTGTTGGAGCCTCTCAGTTCAGTAGGTGTCTTGGATGAGTAACTCACTTTCAAAGCATTTCTCAGTTAAAGTGATTAGAACTGTTCTATTAAAACCCATGGCATTATTGTTAATTTGGAAAATAAGCTAACCTAcatctttctgtttctcaggtGGTCTGGTTTCTGTCAGATTGAAGATGTCAGTAGCATCTCAAATGGATCTACCTGAAGAAATTCAGCATCCATATACAAAATTTTCTGAATGGAAATTCAAACTCTTTAAAGTGCGATCATTTGAAAAAACGCCCTCTGATGACAGGCAGCACATAAACAAAGATCAGGCAGAAGGGATTGCTTCttcaaacaaagaaatcatACTGCATAAAGATGAAGCAGTgtcaagagaagaaaagatggAGTTAATGAGCAATAGGCAGGCACTTGAGAAAGAGGCCCATGACATGAAAACACGAGACAATAGAGTTCATCAGAACAATCTGAAACAACTTTGTCGCATCTGTGgagtttcatttaaaactgaTTGCTACAAGAGAACTCATCCAGTGCATGGGCCGGTGGATGATGAAACTCTGTGTcttctgagaaagaaagaaaaaaaagcaacctcTTGGCCAGATCTTATTGCTAAGGTTTTCAAGATTGATGTGCGAGGGGATGTTGATACAATCCATCCCACTCGGTTTTGTCACAACTGTTGGAGTATTATCCatagaaaatacagtaatacCCTATGTGAAGTATATTTTCCTAGGAACAGCACGATGGAGTGGCAACCTCACTCCCCAAACTGTGATGTATGCCATACTACCAGTCGAGGGCTCAAGAGAAAAAGCCAGCCATCAAGTGTACAACAAAGCAAACGTGTGAAGACCATTGTGGAACGTGCTCGACTAAACAGAGGTGTAAAGAACCAGGCACagataaacaacaaaaatttaatGAAAGAGATTGTCAACTGCAAGAATATACATCTCAGTACCAAGCTGCTTGCAGTTGATTACCCAGTAGATTTCATTAAATCAATTTCTTGCCAGATTTGTGAGCATATTTTGGCAGATCCAGTGGAAACAACATGCAGACACTTGTTTTGCAGAACTTGCATCCTTAAATGTATCAAGGTTATGGGCAGCTATTGCCCCTCCTGCTGGTATCCTTGCTTCCCTACTGATCTGGTAACCCCAGTGAAATCCTTCCTGAACATCCTTGATAGCCTGGGTATAAGATGCCCTGTAAAGGAATGTGATGAAGAGATTTTGCATGGAAAATATGGCCAACACCTCTCCAACCACAAGGAGATGAAAGATAGAGAGCTCTATAGCTACATAAATAAAGGTGGCCGACCAAGGCAACATCTCCTATCTTTGACAAGGAGAGCTCAGAAACATCGTCTAAGGGAACTGAAACGTCAAGTCAAGGCTTTTGCTGAGAAAGAAGAGGGTGGTGATATAAAGGCTGTATGCATGACTTTGTTTCTTCTAGCTTTAAGAGCAAAAAATGAACACAGACAAGCAGATGAATTGGAGGCTATAATGCAAGGGAGGGGATCTGGACTTCATCCTGCTGTCTGTCTGGCAATCCGAGTCAACACGTTTCTCAGCTGTAGCCAGTACCATAAAATGTATAGAACTGTAAAAGCTGTCACTGGGAGGCAGATATTCCAGCCCTTGCACGCTCTTCGCACTGCTGAGAAAGCCCTTCTACCAGGTTATCACCCATTTGAGTGGAAACCTCCCTTGAAAAATGTATCCACTAATACAGAGGTAGGAATTATAGATGGTCTATCAGGATTGCCACTCTCAGTTGATGACTACCCAGTAGACACAATTGCGAAGAGATTTCGATATGATGCAGCCTTGGTTTGTGCCTTAAAGGACATGGAGGAGGAGATCTTGGAAGGcatgaaagcaaaatatctgGACGACTATTTGAATGGTCCCTTCACTGTGGTAATAAAAGAGTCCTGTGATGGAATGGGAGATGTCAGTGAGAAGCATGGAAGTGGGCCTGCTGTCCCAGAGAAGGCTGTTcgcttttctttcacagttatGAACATTGCTATAGCACATGGGAATGAAAGCAAGAGGATCTTTGAGGAAGTAAAGCCAAATTCAGAGTTGTGTTGCAAGCCCTTGTGCCTTATGCTGGCTGACGAATCAGATCATGAAACTCTAACGGCAATCCTGAGCCCCCTCATAGCAGAAAGAGAGGCTATGAAAAACAGTGAACTGCTGCTTGAAATGGGAGGCATCCTGAGAACATTCAGATTTGTCTTTAGGGGTACAGGATATGATGAGAAACTTGTGCGGGAAGTGGAAGGGCTGGAGGCCTCAGGTTCCACTTACATTTGTACCCTGTGTGATGCAACCCGCTTGGAGGCATCTCAGAATTTGGTCTTCCACTCCATAACCAGGAGCCATGCTGAAAATCTGGAGCGATATGAAATATGGAGGTCCAACCCATATCATGAATCTGTTGATGAACTCCGTGACAGAGTGAAAGGTGTTTCAGCCAAACCTTTTATTGAGACTGTTCCCTCCATAGATGCATTGCACTGTGACATTGGCAATGCAACAGAATTCTACAGGATTTTCCAGATGGAGATTGGTGAACTTTACAAGAATCCTGATGTGTCtaaagaggagaggaagaggtggCAGTTGACTCTTGACAAACACCTCAGGAAGAAGATGAACTTGAAGCCTATGATGAAGATGAGTGGAAATTTTGCTAGAAAGCTCATGTCCAAAGAGGCAGTAGAGGCAGTATGTGAATTAATAAAGTGTGAGGAAAGGCATGAAGCCCTAAAAGAACTAATGGACCTCTATCTGAAGATGAAGCCAGTGTGGCGTTCCTCATGCCCTGCCAAGGAGTGCCCAGAACTGCTGTGCCAGTATAGCTACAATTCACAGCGTTTTGCTGAGCTCTTATCTACAAAGTTCAAGTACAGATATGAAGGCAAGATTACAAATTATTTCCACAAAACACTTGCTCATGTTCCTGAAATCATTGAAAGAGATGGATCCATAGGGGCCTGGGCAAGTGAAGGAAATGAGTCTGGAAACAAACTGTTTAGGAGGTTCCGAAAAATGAATGCCAGGCAGTCCAAATTCTATGAGATGGAGGATGTCTTGAAGCATCACTGGCTATATACCTCTAAGTACCTCCAGAAGTTCATGAATGctcataaaacattaaaaagccAGAGCTTCACCATTGATTCAGAGGATAGTTTAGGTGACTCCTTGCCAGAAGAGGTCTTGGGAAAAAATGATTCAGCAGTACTCTAAATGTAAACCACCTTTGGTGTTGGGTTTGTAATGATGTCTTTCTGCAAGGAAGCAGATTCTTTTTCAGATCTGCAGAGATACAGGGAAGTCTGAAATGATAATTTTTACACTCCCTATCAAAGGTGCTGAGAGGAGTTTAATAAATGCCATGCTTGTTGGGAGTTTCCAAGAGACAATGCACTGGTGCATTTACTAGTTGTTAAATGAcatgaaagcagaaacaaattgCAAAGAAGggtctctgttttgttttggtcttgGAGTGTTTTTTCTAAGTGATAAAATCAAAGTAAACAAGGTTTTATAGAGAGTATGATTTTGGAAGGAATATGTTTCTGGAGAATTAAGACAGTTGCTGAAAAAGGGAGGATG encodes:
- the RAG1 gene encoding V(D)J recombination-activating protein 1 is translated as MSVASQMDLPEEIQHPYTKFSEWKFKLFKVRSFEKTPSDDRQHINKDQAEGIASSNKEIILHKDEAVSREEKMELMSNRQALEKEAHDMKTRDNRVHQNNLKQLCRICGVSFKTDCYKRTHPVHGPVDDETLCLLRKKEKKATSWPDLIAKVFKIDVRGDVDTIHPTRFCHNCWSIIHRKYSNTLCEVYFPRNSTMEWQPHSPNCDVCHTTSRGLKRKSQPSSVQQSKRVKTIVERARLNRGVKNQAQINNKNLMKEIVNCKNIHLSTKLLAVDYPVDFIKSISCQICEHILADPVETTCRHLFCRTCILKCIKVMGSYCPSCWYPCFPTDLVTPVKSFLNILDSLGIRCPVKECDEEILHGKYGQHLSNHKEMKDRELYSYINKGGRPRQHLLSLTRRAQKHRLRELKRQVKAFAEKEEGGDIKAVCMTLFLLALRAKNEHRQADELEAIMQGRGSGLHPAVCLAIRVNTFLSCSQYHKMYRTVKAVTGRQIFQPLHALRTAEKALLPGYHPFEWKPPLKNVSTNTEVGIIDGLSGLPLSVDDYPVDTIAKRFRYDAALVCALKDMEEEILEGMKAKYLDDYLNGPFTVVIKESCDGMGDVSEKHGSGPAVPEKAVRFSFTVMNIAIAHGNESKRIFEEVKPNSELCCKPLCLMLADESDHETLTAILSPLIAEREAMKNSELLLEMGGILRTFRFVFRGTGYDEKLVREVEGLEASGSTYICTLCDATRLEASQNLVFHSITRSHAENLERYEIWRSNPYHESVDELRDRVKGVSAKPFIETVPSIDALHCDIGNATEFYRIFQMEIGELYKNPDVSKEERKRWQLTLDKHLRKKMNLKPMMKMSGNFARKLMSKEAVEAVCELIKCEERHEALKELMDLYLKMKPVWRSSCPAKECPELLCQYSYNSQRFAELLSTKFKYRYEGKITNYFHKTLAHVPEIIERDGSIGAWASEGNESGNKLFRRFRKMNARQSKFYEMEDVLKHHWLYTSKYLQKFMNAHKTLKSQSFTIDSEDSLGDSLPEEVLGKNDSAVL